TGAGGCGCCCGGCCCTGGGGGTCGTCCGGGGCCGGCTCCGCCGACTGCTGCCGCCGGTGTGGCTGCTGGGCGTCGTCGGCGTGACGGCGATGGTGGTCCAGGGATGGGGACCGGACGCGGACGGGCATCCCGCCTGGTGGTGGTTCCACCTCACCTTCTGGATCCTCCCGATCAGCGACCCGCCCTACGCCGAGGGCCTGCCCGCGGTCCAGGGCCTCGTCGGCGCCGACTGGGCCGGGGAACTCGCCGGACCTCTCTGGTACGTCCGCGCCTACCTCTGGTACGTCGTCCTCTCCCCGCTGCTGCTCCGCGCGCTGCGGGCGGTACCGGCGGTGACGGTCCTCGCGCCGATCGCGCTGGCCGGGGTCTTCGAGCTGGGCCTGCTCCAGCTGCCGGGCGAGCGGTTCGCGTCGGGGCTGACGGACTTCAGCACGTTCGGCGCCTGCTGGATCCTCGGCATGGCCCACCAGGAGGGCATCCTCGCGCGCCTCCCGCGCTATCTCGTCCCCTCCGTGGCCCCGGCGGTCGCCCTGGTCGGCCTCTGGTACGCCCTGAACCACGACTTCGGCACCGGCAACGACCTGGACAGCATGCCGTTCGCCCAGGCGCTCTGGTCCGTCGGCACGGTGGCGCTGCTGCTGCACATCAGCCCGTCGTGGCAGGAGTGGCCGGACCGGCTGCGCCGCTGGGACGGGCTGATCACCCTCCTCAACGCCCGTGCGGTGACGATCTATCTCTGGCACAACACCTGCATCCTGATCGCCGCGACCCAGTGGGACCGGCTGTGGGACGTGGTGTTCCTCGAACAGCACGTCCCGTGGCTGCTGGAGAGCGTCTGGCCCGTGCTGGTCGTGACCTGGCTGCTGATCGCCGTCTGTGTCGTCGCCTTCGGCTGGGCGGAGGATCTGGCGGCCCGGCGCAGGCCGCGGTGGTGGCCGGCCCGTCGTGTACTGACCCGGTAACCAACCGGGATACGCACTTGCGTACGACTGGCCGGGTGTTGGATGTTGGGCTCGCTTGAGGCAGGTGTTCCTCGCACTGCTCGCCTCGTCGGAGCGACTCAAGGAGTGACACCCGCCGATGACCCAGCCTCCCGGCCAGCCGCCGTACGACGGTTATGGAACCCAGCCGCCGCAGCAGCCGTACCCGGGGTCGTACCCGCCTCCGGGCCAGGTGCCCGGCCAGCCGCCGAACCCGTACGCGACGGCTCCGCAGCAGCCGTACGGGGCCGGCGGGCAGCCGCCGTACGGGGCGCCGGGGGTGCCGGGGGCACCGAACTACGGGCCCCAGTACGGCGGTTATCCGCCGCCGCCCCCGCCCTCCGGTGGTAGCGGTGGCAAAGTCGCGCTGATCATCGTGGCCGTCGTGGCGGCGCTCGCGGTGATCGGCGGGGGAGTCTTCCTCCTCACCGCCGACGGGGACGACGACACCACGGCCAAGCCCGAGCAGAGCGTCTCGGCCACGGAGACCGGCTCCGCGACCCCGACGGAGGAGGCCACCGGGGACGACACCACCGACGAGGGCACCGGAACGCCCGACGGCGGACTGGACGACGGCGGCGCGAGCACCGCGCCCGCCAGGGGCGTCGAGGGCCAGTGGCAGGACGACGAGGCCCGGACCCTGACCATCGGTGCCGAGCAGACCAGCGGTGACGGCAAGGGCCAGCACCCGCTCTCCTACATAGACATGGTCGGCGGCAAGGGCATCATGACCGGTGTCGGCGCCTACCGCGACGAGAACAACTTCCGTATGGCCCTGACCCCCATGGCCTCGAAGGACGTCAGCGACGAGGACGTCACCTTCGCCACGGTCCGCCGCTCCGGCGACGACGTGGTCATCACCTGGGAGGCCGGCGGCACGGACACGCTCAGCTATGTGGGCGAGTCGTCGAGCTGACGCGCTCCGGTACGTCGGTGGGGGGTGGGCCGGGTTTCGGCCCACCCCCACCGCTGTGTCCCTGTCTCCCGCTCGTCGCCGGTCCCACCGTGAGGGCCGGGGCAACCAAGCGGTGGGGCGGTGGCGACTGAGGGGGAGGGAAGGAGCGTCCACCATGAAGAGCGATGCCGCACACATCGACGAGTTCGCGGCCTGGATACAAGGCGTGATGCGGGCGCGCGGGTACGACATCGACAGCCCCCGGGGCGGTGGAAAGACCAAGCTCGCCGAGGACGCGGGGGTGCACCGGGCGGCCATCACCCGGTTGCTGCAGCGGCAGAGCATGCCCGATCTGGACACGATGCGCGGTCTGTCCCGGGCGCTCGGCGTCCCGGTGCGGGAGGTTCTGATCCGCTCGGGCAAGCTGACCGAGCAGGACCTGCCCTCCACCCCCACGCCACCCGGGACCGGCACGGCTCCCGGCGACCACACGCTCTCCGCCGAGCAGGCGGCCACCGCTCTCGGCATCCCGGAACACCTCCGGGCAGCCTTCGTCCAGATCACCGAACAGCTCAGACTCGGCGTCCCCCACGCCCCGGAAGCCGCCGCGGACGACCAGGCGGGCAACTGACCACCGCCGCCCGGGTGACCTGACGCGCACCTGCTCCCTGACGGCCCTCTGCCCCAGCCACCCCCGTCTCCGAAGCCCTCCCCGATCCAAGGCCGCGTGCGGCAGTCGCCGTACGCGGCCTTCGCGCGCTCAGCCCGGAACGCCGTTCGTGCTTGCGCACACTGTGCGCAATGCGTACGGTGTTCCGTGTCGCCGCGCAACGCACGGCGGCGGCCCCGCCCGCACACGTCCCGGAGGATCCGCCATGTCCCGGCCCACCGCCCCCGCCCGTACCCCCGCCCTCGACCTCGCCCACTGGCAGCGTCGCCTCGACACCCTCCGCGCCACCCACGACGTGCCCGGCGCGAGCCTCGCCTTCGTCGTCGACGGCGAGGTCCACGAACTCGCGAGCGGGGTGCTCAGCCGCGCGACCGGCGTGGAGGCCACCACCGACTCCGTCTTCCAGCTCGGCTCGATCGCGAAGGTCTACACCGCCGCCCTCGTCATGCAGCTGGTGGAGTCCGGCGAACTCGACCTGGACGTCCCGGTGGTGCAGGTGCTGCCGGAGTTCGCGACCGTCGACCCGGCCGCCACCGAGGTCATCACGCCCCGCATGCTGCTCTCCCACACCAGCGGTCTGACCTGCGACTTCCACATCGACACCGGGCGCGGCGACGACGCGATCGCCCGTTACGTCGAGGCCGCGAAGGGCGTGGCGATGGACTGCCCGCCGGGTACGGCGGTGTCGTACAGCGGCATCGGATACGTCGTCCTCGGCCGGATCGTCGAGGTGCTGACCGGGCTCACCTGGGACCAGGCGCTCAAGGAGCGGGTGTTCGCGCCGCTCGGGCTGGCGCACTCCATGACCCTGCCCGAGGAGGCGCTGCCGTTCCGCGTGGCGATGGGACACCTCGCGGGGGAGGACGGGGCGCAGACCCCGGCCCCGGTCTGGGACCTGATGCCGCGCGCGGCCGGACCGGGCGCCCGGGTGCTCGCCACCGCCGGGGACGTCGTCCGGTACGCCAAGGCCCACCTCGACGGGGGCGCCGGCATCCTCCGCCCCGAGACGGTGACGGCCATGCAGGCCCGCGAGACCGACGTCCCGGACAAGTGGACGGTCAGCGCCGACGGCTGGGGCCTCGGCTGGACGCTGTACGACTGGGACGGCGTGCCGGGCTACGGCCACGACGGCGCCGCGACCGGCCAGTACGCCTTCCTCCGCGTGGTGCCCACCGAGGGCGTCGCCGTCGCGCTGCTCACCAACGGCGGCTCCTCCCGCCTCCTCTACGCCGACCTGCTGCGCGAGTTGCTGGCGGAGCTGGCCGGAATCACGCTGCCCGCCCCGTTCGCCCCGCCCGCCGAGCCGCCCACCGTCGACATCACGCCCTGGACCGGTACGTACAAGAGGGAGGGAGTCGTCATCACGATCGGCGAGAGGAACGGCACACCGCACCTCACGTACGCCTTCGTGGACGGCATGGTCGGTTACTCGCCGGACCTGGAGATGGAACTCGTGCCCTTGTCGGACACGGTGTTCGCCGGGGCGGGCGGCGGTGCCTCGTTCGCGGAGGACTGGATGCCTGTGGTCTTCGCCACGCTCAGCGACGGCACCCGGTGCGCCTACATTGGCATGAGGGCCGCGCCGAAAGTGGCGTGACCACCGGGTATCCGCCAGGTGTCCACCCGGTATGACGCCCTGCTCACCGATTCCTCACCGGCCGGTCCGCCCGCACGTGAGAGCAAAGTTCCTTTCCGGTCACCCGGTGCCACAGGCAGGAAACGCGCTCTCCCTACCTTCGGGACTCATCACCCCTCATCACCGCATCGCGACACCGGAGCCCGGAGAACGTGGAGGCGTCATGACAGCCCCGAGCACTGCCCCCGCATCGAGCAGGGGAGGCCGCTGGATTCAGCACTGGGACCCTGAGAACGAAGCCTTCTGGAACGAGACAGGCGAGAAGGTCGCCCGCCGCAACCTCTTCTTCTCGGTGCTCTCGGAGCACATCGGCTTCTCCATCTGGACCGTCTGGTCGGTGATGGTGCTCTTCATGGGCCCCGAGTACGGGCTCACCCCGGCCGACAAGTTCTTCCTCGTCTCGATGGCCACGCTGGTCGGCGCCATCGTCCGCATCCCGTACACCTTCGCGGTGGCGATCTTCGGCGGACGCAACTGGACGGTCGTCTCCGCGAGCCTGCTGCTGATCCCGACCATCGCGGCCTTCGTCGTGATGGAGCCGGGGACCTCGTTCAACACATTCCTGATCTGCGCGATGCTCGCCGGCATCGGCGGCGGCAACTTCGCCTCCTCCATGACGAACATCAACGCCTTCTTCCCGCTGCGTAAGAAGGGCTGGGCGCTCGGTCTCAACGCGGGCGGCGGCAACATCGGCGTCCCGGTCGTGCAGCTCATCGGTCTCGCCGTCATCGGCGCCTCCGGAGGCCCCCGCGTCCTGCTCGGGATCTACATCCCCTTCATCGTCATCGCCGCGGTCCTCGCCGCCGTCTACATGGACAACATCGCGTCCGTGAAGAACGACACCGGTGCCGCGAAGGACGCCGTGAAGGAGGCCCACACCTGGATCATGTCCTTCCTCTACATCGGCACCTTCGGCTCCTTCATCGGCTACAGCTTCGCCTTCGGCCTCGTCCTGCAGACCCAGTTCGGCCGTACGCCCCTGGAGTCCGCCTACGTCACCTTCATCGGCCCGCTGCTCGGCTCGCTGATCCGGCCCCTCGGCGGCGCGCTCGCCGACAAGTACGGCGGCGCCAAGATCACCCTGTGGAACTACGTCGGCATGGCCGCCGCCACCGGAATCATCGTCATCGCCTCCATGCAGAAGTCGCTGCCGCTCTTCACCACCGCGTTCATCGCGCTCTTCGTCCTCACCGGACTCGGCAACGGCTCCACCTTCAAGATGATCCCGGGCATCTTCCAGGCCAAGGCCCTCGCCAAGGGCCTGGAGGGCGAGGAGGCCGCGGCCTACGGACGCCGTCTCTCCGGTGCCTCCATGGGCATCATCGGCGCGGTGGGCGCCCTCGGCGGCCTCGGCATCAACCTGGCCTTCCGGCAGTCCTTCCTCTCCGTGGGCTCCGGCACCGGCGCCTTCATCGCCTTCCTCGCCTTCTACGGGCTCTGCTTCGCGGTGACCTGGGCCGTATACCTTCGCCGCTCGGCCTCGAACGCCTCTACGACGACGGCCGCGACGGAGGCGAAGCCGCAGCTCAGCTACGCCGAGGTGTGACATCGCCCATGCCGTGACACGTGCGACGTAACACCAGCGACATCAAGCCGAACCGAGCCTGTCACGCGCCGTTGACAGGCTCGTTCGGCATGTGGGCGCACCAATCGGTGCACCCGCACAGAGCTTCGACTGAGTGCAACGACTCGACTGCGGGACGAGAGCCATGTACGACGAACAGCAGCGACCCGAGCGATCAGATCGAGCCGATCGACCAGACAGGACGGTTCTGATGGATCGGATGGACCGGACAGATCGAACGGACCGGACTGACCGCACCGACCGAGCGGACCGGGTGGCGCAGACCGAACACGGGCCGCTCGCCGGCTTCACCGTGGGCGTCACCGCCGCCCGCCGGGCCGACGAGCTCGGGGCGCTGCTCCAGCGCCGCGGCGCCGCGGTCCTGCACGCCCCCGCGCTGCGCATCGTGCCGCTCGCCGACGACAGCGAACTGCTCGCCGCGACCAAGGGCCTGCTCGACCAGGCGCCCGACATCGTGGTGGCGACGACGGCCATCGGCTTCCGCGGCTGGGTCGAGGCGGCGGACGGCTGGGGCCTCGGCGAGGCCCTGCTCGACCGGCTGCGGGGTGTCGAGGTCCTGGCCCGCGGACCGAAGGTGAAGGGCGCGATCCGCGCCGCCGGTCTCACGGAGGAGTGGTCCCCCTCCTCGGAGTCCATGGCCGAGGTGCTCGACCGTCTGCTGGAGCAGGGGGTCGAGGGCCGCCGCATCGCCGTCCAGCTCCACGGCGAACCGCTTCCCGGCTTCGTGGAGTCCCTGCGCGCCGGGGGAGCGGAGGTGGTCGGCGTCCCCGTCTACCGCTGGATGCCGCCCGAGGACATCACCCCCGTGGACCGCCTCCTCGATGCGACGGTCGGCCGCGGCGTCGACGCCCTCACCTTCACCAGCGCTCCCGCGGCGGCGTCCCTGCTCTCCCGCGCCGAGGACCGGGGCCTGCTCCCGGAGTTGCTCAACGCGCTGAACCACGACGTCCTGCCCGCCTGTGTGGGCCCGGTGACCGCCCTGCCGCTCCAGGCGCACGGCGTGGACACGGTCCAGCCCGAACGCTTCCGCCTCGGCCCCCTCGTCCAACTCCTGTGCCAGGAACTCCCCGGCCGCGCCCGCACGCTGCCCGTCGCCGGCCACCATGTGGAGATCCGCGGCCACGCGGTCCTCGTCGACGGGGCCCTGCGCCCCGTGCCCCCGGCCGGCATGTCCCTGCTCCGCGCGCTCTGTCGCAGGCCCGGCTGGGTCGTCCCCCGCTCCGACCTCCTGCGCGCCCTCCCCGGCGCGGGCCGCGACGAACACGCCGTGGAGACGGCGATGGCCCGCCTCCGCACGGCCCTCGGCACCCCGAAACTCATCCAGACCGTGGTCAAGCGCGGCTACCGCCTTGCCCTGGACCCGGCGGCGGACGCGAAGTACGACGCGTGAGGAGTCGCCCGCGGCCCTGAGGGCCGAAGGCCCGAAAGGGGCGCGGGGAACTGCGCGACCAGCCCCCACCGGACGGACGGCTGGGGGTCGAAGGGGCGCAGCCCCTTCAGGACGGGACGGGAAGGGGCGGCGGGGGCGACCCGACCCGCCCGAGCACCGCAGGTTCCCCTCACCGGGTGCGCCCAGGCACTGTAAGGGGTACGTACCTCTCAAACGCACCCCTGCCGGCCGGCAACCCAAGGGCGGTGACAGGCGCATGGCACATCCCCAACCCCCTCGCTTCGACTGCGGCCACCTCTGCCTGGACTTCCTCACCACCACCCACCCCGAGGAACAACTCGACTCCCCGACCGGCCTGCGCACCTGGATCACCGCCGCCCACCTGGTCCCCGAGGGCACGCCCCTCGACCACGTCACCCCCCACTGGCTCGTCGGCTTCAGAGAACTGCGCGGCCACATCGCCCGGTTGGTGCGCACCGTCCCCGACCGCGCCCCGGACCCCCGCGCCTTCGACCTCTCCCTGGCGAGGGTCAACGACCTGGCCCGCGCGGCGACTCCGGTCCTCCGCGCCGTCCGCGGCGCCGACGGCACCCTCACCCGCGCACTCGACCGCACCCCCGACTGCGCAGCCCTGCTCGCCCTGCTCGCCCGCGACACCGTGGAGCTGCTCACCGACCCCGACGCCTGCGCGAGCCTGCGCCAGTGCGCCGGCGACAACTGCCCCGTCGTGTACGTCGACACCTCCCGCGGCCGGCGGCGCCGCTGGTGCTCCAGCGAGATCTGCGGCAACCGCGAACGCGTGGCCCGACACCGCCGCCGGGCCGATCTGGCCCGCGCCCGCGCGTAGTTGGCACCGAAATGCCCACCCGCCTTACCCAGTCCGGAAGTTGGGCAAACCCCGGGTAGCCGTAAAGAAGCAGCAGTGCTGTTTTTCACATCGCGACGCGGGTGTCTTCACAATTCCCGTCCATGCGTGCCGGTTTAAGCGTGGATATGGGACCACTTGTCCCCCACCTGCCTCACTTTTCCCGCGTTGAATCGAGAAAGTTGTGGCTCAACTCTGAACACACAACTGGTTACCTACGTATCCCGATGTGAGCGACCGACTGGGGGAACCCCCGGACACCGGAGGTAGCCGTGCGCAAGGATTCCGCTGTGGCCGATGAACGCCCGCACAGGGCCCGACATCGCGCATCACAGCCCTCAGAGCCAGACGAGGAGCTGATGCGCGCGCTGTACCGCGAGCACGCTGGACCCTTGCTCGCGTACGTGCTGCGTCTGGTCGCGGGCGACCGCCAGCGTGCCGAGGACGTTGTGCAGGAAACTCTCATCAGGGCCTGGAAGAACGCCGGTCAGCTCAATCGAGCGACCGGATCGGTACGCCCCTGGCTGGTGACGGTCGCACGCCGCATCGTCATCGACGGCCACCGCAGCCGGCAGGCCCGGCCGCAGGAGGTCGACCCGTCGCCGCTGGAGGTCATCCCCGCGGAGGACGAGATCGACAAGGCGTTGTGGCTGATGACACTGTCGGACGCGCTGGACGACCTGACCCCTGCCCACAGGGAGGTCCTGGTCGAGACCTATTTCAAAGGGCGTACGGTCAATGAGGCGGCCGAGACGCTTGGCATCCCCAGTGGCACCGTCCGCTCCCGGGTGTTCTACGCCCTGCGGTCGATGAAGCTGGCTCTAGAGGAGCGCGGGGTGACGGCATGAGCAACATCTACGGGGGGTATGGACCGGGAATGCCCGGATCTGTGCAAGGAGCCCAAGGTTCCGGCGACAACATCCACGAGACCGTCGGCGCGTACGCCCTCGGGATACTGGACGACGCCGAGGCCACACAGTTCGAGATGCATCTCGCCACGTGCGAGTGGTGCGGACAACAGCTCGACGAGCTGGCCGGTATGGAACCGATGCTGGCCGCGCTCGCGGACCTGCCCGCCGCCCAGGGCACGCCCGCCATCGGCGAGTCGCTGTCCGCGAAACCGACCACGGGCCTCGCGGACCGCCTGGTCGTCGAGGTCGTCCAGCACCGCGCGAAGAAGAGCCGACGGAACTTCTTCATGCTGGCGGCCGGCGTGGCCCTGATCGTCGGCGGCCCGACGGCGGTGTTCGCGACGACGGGCGGCGGCGGGGACGAGGCGCCGAAGGAGGGCCAGACCTTCAGCGCGGCACAGGAGTCCTTCACGCACATGAAGGCGTCGGACAAGGTCTCCTCCACCGACGCGTCCACCCAGGTCAGCGCCACGGTCGGCATGGAGTCCAAGGCCTGGGGCACGCACGCGGTCCTGGAGTTGAAGAACGTCAAGGGTCCGGAGAAGTGCTCGCTGATCGCCGTCGGCAAGAACGGCGAGCGTGAGACGGTCACCTCCTGGTCCGTCCCGGAGTGGGGCTACGGCATCAAGAACGCCAAGACCGAGCAGGCGAGGAACCCGCTCTACGTCCACGGCGGCGCTGCCTTCACCCCCGACGAGATCGACCACTTCGAGGTTCTGACCTTCAGCGGCAAGAAGCTCGTCTCGGTCAAGGCGTAACCCGTCGAGGCGAAACGCCACTCCTCGCGGCAAGCAGCGGACGGACCCCGGTAGGGCACATAGCCTGGCGGGGTCCTTTTCGCGTACGGTGGACGGCTGCCCAGCACGTCAGAAGGGGGCCCGGGTGGCCGCTCAGGTTCAGCAGGAAACGCTCGACTCCGCTCACGACTCGGTACGTGAGAAGGAGATCGGCGTCGAACAGGAACATCTGGACCGGGTCTACCGGCGTCTCGAGGAGAAGATCCACGAGGCCGAGTTCCTGATGAACGACGCGGCCAAGCGCGGTCAGGTCGGCACCCCGGGCGCGCTCGCCGAGCGGGACGCCCAGGTCTTTCGGGCGGGCATCCACCTGAACCGCCTCAACAACGAGTTCGAGGACTTCCTCTTCGGCCGGATCGACCTGCTGCTCGGCAAGGACGGCAAGAAGGGCCCGGACGGCGCGTACACCGCCGTCGAACCGGCCGAGGGCGCGGTCCGCCCCGACCGGACCGCCGACATCGCCGAGACCCTCCACATCGGCCGCATCGGCGTCCTGGACTCCGACTACGCGCCGCTGGTCATCGACTGGCGGGCCCCGGCGGCCGCCCCCTTCTACCGCTCGACCCCGGTCGACCCCGGCCGGGTCGTCCGCCGCCGGGTCATCCGTTCCAAGGGCCGCAAGGTGCTCGGCGTCGAGGACGACCTGATGCGCCCCGAGCTGAAGGCCTCCCTCGACGGCCACGAGCTGCCCGTCATCGGCGACGGCGCCCTCATGGCCGCCCTCGGCCAGGCCCGCAGCCACACCATGCGCGACATCGTCGCCTCCATCCAGGCCGAACAGGACCTGGTGATCCGCGCCCCCGCCGCCTCGGTGACGTACGTCGAGGGCGGCCCCGGCACCGGCAAGACGGCCGTCGCCCTGCACCGTGCCGCCTACCTCCTCTACCAGGACCGGCGCCGGTACGCGGGCGGCATCCTGATCGTCTCCCCGACCCCGCTGCTGGTCGCCTACACCGAAGGCGTCCTGCCCTCCCTCGGCGAGGAGGGCCAGGTCGCCATCCGCGCCATCGGCTCCCTGGTCGACGGCGCCGAGGCCACGCTGTACGACTCCCCGGCCGTGGCCCGCGCCAAGGGCTCTCACCGCATGCTCAAGGTGTTGCGGAAGGCCGCCCGGGGCGCCCTGGAGTCGAGCGACGCGCCCACCCGCCTCCGGGTCGTCGCCTTCGGCCGGCGCCTCGAACTGGAGGCCCCCGAACTGGACCGCATCCGCCGCAACGCGCTCAGCGGCACGGCCCCGGTCAACCTGCTGCGCCCCCGGGCGCGCAAGCTGCTCCTGGACGCCCTGTGGTCCCGGTCGGGCGCGGCCGGCCGCCACACCGATCCGGAGCTGGCCGCCGAACTGCGCTCCTCCTTCGACGAGGACATCACGAGCGAGGACGCGTTCATCGCCTTCCTCGACGCCTGGTGGCCCGAACTGACCCCGCGCGGCGTGCTCGCCGCCATGGCGGACGAGCGCCGCCTCGGCCGCTGGGCCCGCCGCATCCTCAACCCGGGTGAGGTCCGCCGCGTCGCCCGCTCCCTGAAAAGGGACGGTCTGTCCGTGCACGACGTCGCCGTGCTCGACGAACTCCAGGCGATCCTCGGCCTCCCGGCCCGCCCCAGGAAGAAGCGCGAACTCGACCCGCTGGACCAGCTCACGGGCCTGGAGGAACTCATGCCCGTACGCGAGGAGACCCAGCGGGAACGGGCCGAGCGGCTGGCGCAGGAGCGCACCGAGTACGCGCACGTCATCGTCGACGAGGCGCAGGACCTGACGCCGATGCAGTGGCGGATGGTGGGCCGCCGCGGCCGCCACGCCACCTGGACGGTCGTGGGCGACCCCGCCCAGTCCTCCTGGTCCGACCCCGACGAGGCGGCCGAGGCCAGGGACGAGGCCCTGGGCACCCGCCCCCGCCGCCGCTTCACCCTCACCGTCAACTACCGCAACCCGGCCGAGATCGCCGAACTGGCGGCGAAGGTGCTGGCCCTGGCCATGCCGGGCTCCGAGTCCCCTTCGGCGGTCCGCTCCACCGGGGTGGAGCCCCGCTTCGTCACGGCCGCCCGAGACACCCTCGCCCGCACGGCCCGCGCGGAGGCCGCCCGCCTGCTGGACCTCGTCGACGGCACGGTGGGCGTGGTGGTCGCCATGAACCGCCGGGAGGAGGCCGCCCGCTGGCTGGCCGGCCTCGGTGACCGTGTGGTGGCCCTCGGCAGCCTGGAGGCGAAGGGCCTGGAGTACGACGCCACGGTGGTGGTCTCCCCGGCGGAGATCGCGGACGAGTCCCCGGCGGGGCTGCGCGTGCTGTACGTGGCCCTGACCCGGGCGACACAGCAGCTGACGGTCGTGTCGGCGGAGAGGGACGACCCCGACGCGAACGGAGTCCCCGACCTGTTGCGGGACTGACGCGAGGAGTCCACCGGACCGCACCGCCGGCGCACCCCCGACCCCCCGAGCTCCAAGGCGCCCCAAAAACAACTCCCGTACGGGAATGGCCTTACGGGATCTGTTTGTTAGCCTGGGTGTGGCACCGGCCCGATCCAAGCCCCCGGGCCCAACCTTCGTCGCTCAGAGCGACCACTTGCCGCGAGGCGAGCATGGCGGGTCGGTGCCACTGAACGTAGGAAGAGGTCCACGTCGAATGTGACGTGGACCTCTTCTTGTTGAGAACAAAACGTTCTCAACCCCGGACGGCTAACGCCTACCCGGCGGTAGGTGCGACGATCGGACGGCAAAACGCAGCAAACGCAGTAGCAGAAGTACGCGAAAGCAGAGGAAGTCGGCCATGGCAACGGCGCCCAGCGTCTCCTACTCGATGACGGTCCGGCTGGAGGTGCCCGCGAGCGGAACCGCGGTCTCCCAGCTCACCGGAGCCGTCGAGTCCCACGGAGGCTCGGTGACCGGCCTCGACGTGACCGCGTCCGGCCACGAGAAGCTCCGCATCGACGTCACCATCGCCGCCACCTCCACCGCGCACGCCGACGAGATCGTCGAGCAGCTGCGCCACATCGAGGGCGTGACGCTCGGCAAGGTCTCCGACCGTACGTTCCTGATGCACCTCGGCGGCAAGATCGAGATGGCGTCGAAGCACCCCATCCGCAACCGTGACGACCTCTCGATGATCTACACCCCCGGTGTGGCCCGCGTCTGCATGGCGATCGCCGAGAACCCCGAGGACGCCCGCCGCCTCACCATCAAGCGCAACTCCGTTGCGGTCGTGACGGACGGCTCCGCCGTGCTGGGCCTCGGCAACATCGGCCCCAAGGCCGCGCTGCCCGTCATGGAGGGCAAGGCGGCCCTCTTCAAGCGGTTCGCCGGCATCGACGCCTGGCCGATCTGCCTGGACACCCAGGACACCGACGCGATCGTCGAGATCGTCAAGGCCATCGCCCCCGGCTTCGCGGGCATCAACCTGGAGGACATCTCCGCGCCCCGCTGCTTCGAGATCGAGGCCCGCCTGCGCGAGGCCCTCGACATCCCCGTCTTCCACGACGACCAGCACGGCACCGCGATCGTCGTCCTCGCCGCCCTCACCAACGCACTTCGCGTCGCGGGCAAGGGGATAGGGGACATCCGCGTCGTCATGTCGGGCGCCGGCGCGGCCGGTACGGCCATCCTCA
The DNA window shown above is from Streptomyces akebiae and carries:
- a CDS encoding HelD family protein — encoded protein: MAAQVQQETLDSAHDSVREKEIGVEQEHLDRVYRRLEEKIHEAEFLMNDAAKRGQVGTPGALAERDAQVFRAGIHLNRLNNEFEDFLFGRIDLLLGKDGKKGPDGAYTAVEPAEGAVRPDRTADIAETLHIGRIGVLDSDYAPLVIDWRAPAAAPFYRSTPVDPGRVVRRRVIRSKGRKVLGVEDDLMRPELKASLDGHELPVIGDGALMAALGQARSHTMRDIVASIQAEQDLVIRAPAASVTYVEGGPGTGKTAVALHRAAYLLYQDRRRYAGGILIVSPTPLLVAYTEGVLPSLGEEGQVAIRAIGSLVDGAEATLYDSPAVARAKGSHRMLKVLRKAARGALESSDAPTRLRVVAFGRRLELEAPELDRIRRNALSGTAPVNLLRPRARKLLLDALWSRSGAAGRHTDPELAAELRSSFDEDITSEDAFIAFLDAWWPELTPRGVLAAMADERRLGRWARRILNPGEVRRVARSLKRDGLSVHDVAVLDELQAILGLPARPRKKRELDPLDQLTGLEELMPVREETQRERAERLAQERTEYAHVIVDEAQDLTPMQWRMVGRRGRHATWTVVGDPAQSSWSDPDEAAEARDEALGTRPRRRFTLTVNYRNPAEIAELAAKVLALAMPGSESPSAVRSTGVEPRFVTAARDTLARTARAEAARLLDLVDGTVGVVVAMNRREEAARWLAGLGDRVVALGSLEAKGLEYDATVVVSPAEIADESPAGLRVLYVALTRATQQLTVVSAERDDPDANGVPDLLRD
- a CDS encoding anti-sigma factor family protein, which produces MPGSVQGAQGSGDNIHETVGAYALGILDDAEATQFEMHLATCEWCGQQLDELAGMEPMLAALADLPAAQGTPAIGESLSAKPTTGLADRLVVEVVQHRAKKSRRNFFMLAAGVALIVGGPTAVFATTGGGGDEAPKEGQTFSAAQESFTHMKASDKVSSTDASTQVSATVGMESKAWGTHAVLELKNVKGPEKCSLIAVGKNGERETVTSWSVPEWGYGIKNAKTEQARNPLYVHGGAAFTPDEIDHFEVLTFSGKKLVSVKA
- a CDS encoding NAD-dependent malic enzyme produces the protein MATAPSVSYSMTVRLEVPASGTAVSQLTGAVESHGGSVTGLDVTASGHEKLRIDVTIAATSTAHADEIVEQLRHIEGVTLGKVSDRTFLMHLGGKIEMASKHPIRNRDDLSMIYTPGVARVCMAIAENPEDARRLTIKRNSVAVVTDGSAVLGLGNIGPKAALPVMEGKAALFKRFAGIDAWPICLDTQDTDAIVEIVKAIAPGFAGINLEDISAPRCFEIEARLREALDIPVFHDDQHGTAIVVLAALTNALRVAGKGIGDIRVVMSGAGAAGTAILKLLLAAGVKNAVVADIHGVVHCDRDDLVDAATDSPLRWIADNTNPEGLTGTLKEAVRGADVFIGVSAPNVLDGDDVAAMADNAIVFALANPDPEVDPAVARLTAAVVATGRSDFPNQINNVLVFPGVFRGLLDAQSRTVNTEMMLAAATALADVVTEDELNPNYIIPSVFNDKVAGAVAGAVREAAKAAATA